A region from the Thauera humireducens genome encodes:
- a CDS encoding sensor domain-containing diguanylate cyclase: MPSVPPPASDSALKRRKGAFAAAALLVLLVICLTAWLHRVYVERENRHRHQAERELQSINQLQLQAVVGWQQQSLRDAEMLVEDTLLSAALGRWLGDGEVSAREGVRRRLRALNELGHYTAVHFVDSAGTVLLSNRADDGREGTRVPLADLGALRSALSSAKAVMAEPVSDRAFAFPFISVFAPLYDDEVAIGAVWLVQDLRSVLLPLLEPWPTPSQTARSGVVWRDGEQARYLNAPRGVKAAVLQYRYPLDGNPAAVVQALGGVRGVFYASDEQGRAVMAMASPVFGTRWLLLSSVEVAEVFADVRRREILALALPVSLLLLASAGVFGIVLRRAWQRERVLTQALQRSLGGLEAQLRVDPLTGVANRRALDEAASFQLALAVRGETPLALLMIDVDHFKLYNDHYGHPAGDQCLKTLAAALQAHVGRAGELVARYGGEEFAVLLPLTDGKAALDLAQRMCEAVRRLQIPHAASTVASHATVSIGVAWLKADAVTVEYARTHRVAPEGGPEGGLEWPLMRELFEQADAALYEAKRLGRDQAVLNVDPDGEVR, encoded by the coding sequence TCGTGCTGCTGGTGATCTGCCTGACTGCATGGCTTCACAGGGTGTATGTCGAGCGCGAGAACCGCCACCGCCATCAGGCCGAGAGAGAACTGCAGTCTATCAACCAGTTGCAGTTGCAGGCGGTCGTCGGCTGGCAGCAGCAATCATTGCGCGATGCGGAGATGCTGGTCGAGGACACCCTGCTGTCGGCCGCTCTCGGCCGCTGGTTGGGCGACGGCGAGGTCAGCGCTCGCGAAGGCGTGCGTCGCCGCTTGCGGGCGCTCAATGAGCTCGGGCACTACACCGCGGTGCATTTCGTCGATTCCGCGGGCACCGTCCTGCTGAGCAATCGTGCGGACGACGGTCGGGAAGGGACGCGGGTCCCCTTGGCCGATCTGGGCGCCTTGCGGTCGGCGCTTTCATCGGCCAAGGCCGTGATGGCGGAGCCGGTGTCCGATCGGGCTTTTGCCTTTCCCTTCATCAGTGTGTTCGCGCCGCTTTACGACGACGAGGTGGCAATCGGCGCGGTGTGGCTGGTGCAGGACCTGCGTTCGGTGCTCTTGCCGCTGCTCGAGCCCTGGCCGACGCCGAGCCAGACGGCGCGTTCCGGCGTTGTCTGGCGCGACGGTGAGCAGGCGCGCTATCTCAATGCGCCGCGCGGGGTCAAAGCGGCGGTGCTGCAGTATCGCTACCCGCTTGACGGCAATCCGGCCGCGGTCGTGCAGGCGCTGGGGGGCGTGCGGGGCGTGTTCTACGCAAGCGATGAACAGGGCCGCGCAGTGATGGCGATGGCCAGTCCGGTGTTCGGTACGCGCTGGCTGCTGCTGTCCTCGGTCGAGGTGGCCGAGGTGTTTGCCGACGTGCGCAGGCGGGAGATTCTGGCGTTGGCCTTGCCGGTCAGCCTGTTGCTGCTGGCTTCGGCCGGCGTGTTCGGCATCGTGTTGCGGCGTGCCTGGCAGCGCGAACGGGTGTTGACCCAGGCCCTGCAGCGCAGTCTTGGGGGACTGGAGGCGCAACTGCGGGTCGACCCGCTGACCGGCGTGGCGAACCGCCGGGCGCTCGACGAAGCCGCGAGCTTCCAACTGGCGCTCGCCGTGCGCGGCGAAACCCCGCTCGCGCTGCTGATGATCGATGTCGATCACTTCAAGCTCTATAACGACCACTATGGCCACCCGGCGGGTGATCAGTGCCTGAAGACCCTTGCCGCCGCGCTTCAGGCTCACGTCGGTCGTGCCGGCGAACTGGTGGCGCGCTATGGCGGTGAGGAGTTCGCGGTCCTGCTGCCGCTCACGGACGGGAAGGCCGCGCTCGACCTGGCCCAACGCATGTGCGAGGCCGTACGCAGGCTGCAGATTCCGCATGCTGCATCGACGGTGGCGTCGCATGCGACCGTCAGCATCGGCGTAGCCTGGTTGAAAGCCGACGCCGTCACGGTCGAGTACGCACGGACGCATCGGGTCGCGCCCGAGGGCGGGCCCGAGGGTGGACTCGAGTGGCCGCTCATGCGTGAGCTTTTCGAGCAGGCGGACGCGGCATTGTATGAAGCCAAGCGGCTCGGGCGGGACCAGGCAGTCCTGAACGTGGATCCGGATGGGGAGGTCCGATGA
- a CDS encoding sulfite exporter TauE/SafE family protein: MSMDVAGWVVTAIAILLTGISKAGLGGALGGLAVPFMSMWIPPRDAVAVVLPVLIVMDMAGIRAWRGKADWRDLRMLIPAALLGIGVGTLAFGVLSDRMVKIVLGLIAIGFAADRLLRTGRADGTGELPASRRFAWLCGAGSGFTSTLAHAGGPPIMAYLLSRRLPKDTFVATSVFFFTVINLAKLPFYLSIGLFSRDGLIMSAMLLPLVPIGVWLGLRLIRRIPERPFYLFATLALGLSGLKLLWDGIVGA; this comes from the coding sequence ATGAGCATGGATGTCGCAGGCTGGGTGGTGACCGCGATCGCGATCCTGCTCACCGGCATTTCCAAGGCGGGCCTCGGCGGCGCACTGGGCGGACTTGCCGTTCCCTTCATGTCGATGTGGATCCCGCCGCGCGACGCGGTGGCGGTGGTGTTGCCGGTCCTGATCGTGATGGACATGGCCGGTATCCGCGCCTGGCGTGGCAAGGCCGACTGGCGCGACCTGCGCATGCTGATCCCCGCCGCCCTGCTCGGCATTGGCGTCGGAACGCTCGCGTTCGGCGTCCTGTCGGACCGCATGGTCAAGATCGTGCTGGGTCTGATCGCGATCGGGTTCGCGGCCGACCGTCTGCTGCGCACCGGGCGGGCCGATGGCACCGGCGAGCTTCCCGCATCGCGTCGCTTCGCCTGGCTGTGCGGAGCTGGCTCAGGCTTTACCAGCACGCTCGCACATGCCGGTGGGCCGCCGATCATGGCCTACCTGCTCAGCCGTCGGCTGCCGAAGGACACCTTCGTTGCCACGTCCGTGTTCTTCTTCACCGTCATCAACCTCGCAAAACTGCCGTTCTACCTGTCGATCGGACTGTTCTCGCGCGACGGGTTGATCATGTCGGCAATGCTGCTGCCGCTGGTCCCCATCGGGGTCTGGCTCGGCTTGAGGCTGATTCGCCGCATCCCGGAGCGCCCGTTCTACCTTTTCGCCACGTTGGCACTCGGCCTGTCGGGGCTGAAGCTGCTGTGGGACGGGATCGTCGGCGCCTGA
- a CDS encoding LTA synthase family protein: MHRFIHSSSSNCPGGTGAATARVREWMWALGLVTLWYLLAQIGIAFALGVSPEAGAWPRDLGAHLFVGGLLFMMARSVMRFALAMGVLFSAFTVSNAIKLAVLGGPVMPDDFVAAKNLFLLLEGWQLWGSVAMLALPVASLLWMFAWRQPRAWVALGGAVLAVTAVVSHPAPVVGWMDARFGDWVWNQRGNYEMRGLPLHLVQETARNLSRRAQPPQMAEVDQALSLLGAKPPGRLFKAALQHPDRAGRNVHMFVLESFWDPLPLKAAGLSADPLDPAFRKLWKAAGNARALSPVFGGYTANAEFEALCGFPVQTDAVFFEGRLRRDVPCLPRHLGEAGYRSVASHPNAAPFWNRINAYRRVGFEQYWSDRNFVLDDMNGEFLSDASLYRQVLERIGPELDGGRPLFNYVLTYFGHLDYPLNEARPPVITAATDNGLVSAYANTVYYKSRELMHFLAELRRRDPDAIVVLFGDHLPSLGWNHGGYAESGLLAASRSEFDDAMFRTLVATPLIVIDGRRGPVRTGDLPIYALPALVLDLLGDERETMLRFAAHADDVVRVRPLPGVHFTVEGKALTVCRDGEAQIGCEASSAWVEAISVLKRDLFNGGQHALQAPDRLRRLQTVELEVEELGSDGLDDGIANETDNDV; the protein is encoded by the coding sequence GTGCATCGATTCATTCATTCCTCGTCGTCGAACTGTCCGGGTGGAACGGGGGCCGCGACCGCGCGGGTGCGCGAGTGGATGTGGGCGCTGGGTCTGGTCACGCTGTGGTACCTGCTCGCGCAGATAGGTATCGCATTTGCCCTGGGCGTGTCGCCGGAAGCGGGTGCATGGCCGCGCGATCTTGGCGCACACCTGTTCGTGGGCGGGCTGCTGTTCATGATGGCGCGCAGCGTGATGCGTTTTGCGCTGGCAATGGGGGTGCTGTTCTCGGCCTTCACCGTTTCCAACGCAATCAAGCTCGCGGTGCTCGGTGGCCCGGTGATGCCCGACGACTTCGTTGCCGCGAAAAACCTTTTCCTGTTGCTCGAAGGCTGGCAGCTGTGGGGCAGCGTCGCGATGCTCGCCCTGCCGGTGGCCAGTTTGCTGTGGATGTTCGCATGGCGGCAACCCAGGGCCTGGGTCGCACTCGGAGGCGCGGTCCTGGCGGTGACGGCCGTGGTGTCGCATCCGGCGCCGGTGGTCGGCTGGATGGACGCGCGTTTTGGCGACTGGGTCTGGAATCAGCGTGGCAACTATGAAATGCGGGGCCTGCCCCTGCACCTCGTGCAGGAGACGGCGCGCAATCTCTCGCGCCGCGCGCAGCCACCGCAGATGGCCGAGGTCGATCAGGCCTTGAGCCTGCTCGGCGCGAAGCCCCCGGGCAGGCTCTTCAAGGCTGCGCTGCAACACCCTGACCGCGCCGGGCGCAACGTGCACATGTTCGTGCTCGAATCCTTCTGGGACCCCCTGCCGCTCAAGGCTGCCGGACTGTCCGCCGATCCGCTTGATCCGGCCTTCCGCAAGCTATGGAAGGCCGCGGGCAATGCGCGGGCGCTATCGCCCGTGTTCGGAGGCTACACCGCCAACGCCGAGTTCGAGGCGCTGTGCGGCTTCCCGGTGCAGACCGACGCGGTGTTCTTCGAAGGCCGCTTGCGCCGCGATGTGCCCTGCCTGCCCCGTCACCTGGGCGAGGCAGGGTATCGCAGCGTGGCCTCGCATCCCAACGCCGCGCCGTTCTGGAACCGCATCAACGCCTATCGCCGTGTCGGCTTCGAGCAGTACTGGTCCGACCGCAACTTCGTGCTCGACGACATGAATGGCGAGTTCCTCAGCGATGCCTCCCTGTATCGCCAGGTGCTCGAGCGCATCGGTCCCGAGCTCGACGGTGGTCGGCCGCTGTTCAATTACGTGCTGACCTACTTCGGGCATCTGGACTACCCGCTCAACGAAGCACGCCCGCCGGTGATCACCGCCGCGACCGACAACGGCCTGGTGAGCGCCTACGCGAACACCGTGTATTACAAGTCGCGAGAGTTGATGCACTTCCTGGCCGAGCTGCGAAGGCGCGATCCCGACGCGATCGTCGTGCTGTTCGGTGACCACCTGCCGTCGCTGGGCTGGAACCATGGTGGCTATGCCGAATCCGGGCTCCTCGCCGCGAGCCGCAGCGAGTTTGACGATGCAATGTTCCGTACCCTCGTCGCCACCCCGCTGATCGTCATCGACGGCCGGCGCGGCCCGGTCCGCACCGGCGACCTGCCGATCTACGCCTTGCCGGCATTGGTCCTCGACCTGCTGGGCGATGAACGCGAGACCATGTTGCGTTTTGCCGCGCATGCCGATGACGTGGTGCGCGTGCGCCCCTTGCCCGGCGTGCACTTCACCGTGGAAGGGAAGGCGCTGACCGTGTGCCGCGACGGCGAAGCGCAGATCGGCTGCGAGGCTTCTTCCGCCTGGGTTGAAGCCATATCGGTACTCAAGCGCGATCTGTTCAACGGCGGACAGCACGCCTTGCAGGCGCCCGACCGCCTGCGTCGTCTGCAGACCGTGGAGCTCGAGGTCGAGGAACTCGGCAGCGACGGGCTGGACGACGGCATCGCCAACGAAACCGACAACGACGTCTGA
- a CDS encoding PLP-dependent aminotransferase family protein, whose amino-acid sequence MSITEALPLYQSLADELRDAMRDGRLPAGARLPSVREAASSRSLSINTVLAAYRQLEAAGLVEARPQSGYFVRSRLPSPPPAPAGQLPEEGRPADGAVLSRIATVLAAQTRPDTIDLSLACPKGGDFYPGERLARIVADLSRRRPALLTDYSLPPGSALLREQIYLHAAALGMNLSPDAILITNGCMEALQLALRAVTRPGDTVGLESPTYFNLIPLIDRLGLKTIELPTHPDTGLSLDALELLLSEGRLQAVVAMPNVHNPLGTGMPLAAKRRLAALAAQYRVPVIEDALYAELQFATPLQPTAKAFDRDGWIIVCASYTKTLAPGFRIGWMEGGRFGRALAELKFCSSVAQPALLAEAVGRFLENGGYAQHLRRLRRVYAGQIERLRGLIDASFPRGTLATQPSGGFLLWVELPEGCNTNALFDAALPLGIGITPGKLYAPSGRYSRHLRLSGCYPFTERHVQALGTLGALASAQLTEG is encoded by the coding sequence ATGTCCATCACCGAAGCCCTGCCGCTGTATCAGTCACTGGCCGACGAACTGCGCGACGCGATGCGCGACGGCCGCCTGCCTGCCGGCGCCCGCCTGCCCTCGGTACGGGAGGCGGCCTCCAGCCGCAGTTTGAGCATCAACACCGTACTGGCCGCCTACCGTCAGCTGGAAGCCGCGGGCCTCGTCGAGGCCCGCCCGCAGTCGGGCTATTTCGTGCGCTCGCGCCTGCCCTCGCCGCCCCCTGCGCCAGCCGGGCAACTGCCGGAGGAAGGGCGCCCGGCCGATGGCGCCGTGCTGAGTCGCATCGCGACCGTGCTGGCGGCCCAGACCCGCCCCGACACCATCGACCTTTCGCTCGCCTGCCCGAAGGGCGGTGACTTCTATCCCGGCGAACGCCTCGCGCGCATCGTCGCCGACCTGTCGCGGCGCCGGCCCGCCCTGCTCACCGACTATTCGCTGCCACCGGGCTCCGCCTTGCTGCGCGAACAGATCTACCTCCATGCCGCTGCGCTGGGCATGAACCTGTCCCCCGACGCCATCCTGATCACCAACGGCTGCATGGAAGCGCTGCAACTCGCGCTGCGCGCCGTCACCCGCCCGGGCGATACGGTGGGCCTGGAGTCGCCGACCTACTTCAACCTGATTCCGCTGATCGACCGCCTCGGACTGAAGACCATCGAGTTGCCCACGCACCCGGACACCGGACTTTCGCTCGACGCGCTCGAGCTCTTGCTGTCCGAGGGGCGCCTGCAGGCTGTGGTGGCGATGCCCAACGTCCACAACCCGCTCGGCACCGGCATGCCGCTGGCCGCCAAGCGCCGGCTCGCCGCCCTGGCCGCGCAGTACCGGGTGCCGGTGATCGAGGACGCCCTGTACGCGGAACTGCAGTTCGCCACGCCCCTGCAGCCGACGGCCAAGGCCTTCGACCGCGACGGCTGGATCATCGTCTGCGCCTCCTATACCAAGACGCTGGCACCGGGCTTTCGGATCGGCTGGATGGAGGGCGGCCGCTTCGGCCGGGCGCTGGCGGAACTGAAGTTCTGCTCCTCGGTGGCGCAGCCGGCGCTGCTGGCCGAGGCCGTCGGCAGGTTCCTGGAAAATGGCGGCTACGCCCAACACCTGCGCCGGCTGCGGCGGGTGTATGCGGGCCAGATCGAACGCCTGCGCGGCCTGATCGATGCGTCCTTTCCACGCGGCACCCTCGCCACGCAGCCCAGCGGCGGCTTCCTGCTCTGGGTCGAACTGCCCGAGGGCTGCAACACCAACGCGCTGTTCGACGCGGCCTTGCCGCTTGGCATCGGCATCACGCCCGGCAAGCTCTACGCCCCCAGCGGTCGCTACAGCCGGCACCTTCGCCTGTCAGGCTGCTATCCGTTCACCGAACGCCATGTGCAGGCACTGGGCACGCTCGGCGCCCTTGCCAGCGCGCAACTGACCGAGGGCTGA
- a CDS encoding LysE family translocator, whose protein sequence is MLDLPLMTYVATMSVTPGPNNIMLAASGVNFGFRRTLPHMLGISVGHGVQVVLVGGTVAWAMNWIEALRLPLVLLGCSYLLWLAWRQAQAGRPGNAGRARPLGFVGAALFQWVNPKAWMMVLNVAILFLPQGAGWAAVALLGLSCAVINLPCIALWAGIGDRMRSLLERPAALRTFNLTMAALLGATAVWILVDELPAGVLA, encoded by the coding sequence ATGCTCGACCTGCCCCTCATGACCTACGTGGCCACGATGTCCGTCACGCCCGGACCGAACAACATCATGCTCGCCGCGAGCGGGGTCAATTTCGGCTTCCGCCGCACCCTGCCGCACATGCTGGGCATCAGCGTCGGGCATGGCGTGCAGGTCGTGCTGGTAGGCGGGACGGTGGCCTGGGCGATGAACTGGATCGAGGCCCTGCGCCTGCCGCTGGTGCTGCTGGGCTGCAGCTACCTGCTGTGGCTGGCGTGGCGACAGGCGCAGGCCGGGCGCCCGGGCAACGCTGGGCGGGCGCGACCGCTCGGTTTCGTCGGGGCGGCGCTGTTCCAGTGGGTCAATCCCAAGGCCTGGATGATGGTGCTCAACGTCGCGATCCTGTTCCTGCCCCAGGGAGCCGGCTGGGCTGCGGTTGCGCTGCTCGGCCTGTCATGTGCCGTCATCAACCTGCCGTGCATCGCATTGTGGGCCGGTATCGGTGACCGCATGCGCAGCCTGCTGGAACGGCCGGCTGCGCTGCGGACGTTCAACCTCACGATGGCGGCGCTGCTGGGCGCCACCGCCGTGTGGATCCTCGTCGATGAGTTGCCCGCAGGCGTGCTGGCCTGA
- the ggt gene encoding gamma-glutamyltransferase: MKTRSLLATALLMAAFGAWAKQAVDTGHGGAVATISHEASLAAMEILDAGGNAIDAAVAAAATLGVTDPFSCGIGGGGFMLIYSAKDRRVIALDHREVAPATFHPSIFRNADGSEMEWKAAVPNGLSVGVPGTVRGWHEALARYGTMGFERVLAPAIRVAEQGFAVGPNFHRINTANEAKFARFSTASALYLKDGKALPVGTHFRNPDMAQTYRDIARGGVKAFYEGPIAASIVAAVNHPPANPGVAVLAGDMTMADLKDYEARIRQPIRSTYRGYEIHGMPTPSSGGIAIAQALNMLETFDLSGRSRAEIEHLYLEAARLAFADRNAYVADEAFVDVPKAGLLSKEYARERARQIGPRAAPGKVDAGDPYPFEDDLSVPLRPQPKPLARESMHTTHLAVSDREGNVVAYTFTIEDWGGSGIVVPGRGFLLNNELTDFDFSGPHPNVPEAFKRPRSSMSPTIVLKDGAPAFTIGSPGGSTIITTALQTLVNHIDLGMSLADALAAPRMSQRNGDTTLVETLLGFPGSEQAKALEALGHRWRETDQIGAANGIRFNTDGTVTAVSEPLRHGGGSAIVQKQ; encoded by the coding sequence ATGAAAACGCGCAGCCTACTCGCCACCGCCCTGCTGATGGCCGCCTTCGGCGCCTGGGCAAAACAGGCGGTCGACACCGGCCACGGCGGCGCCGTCGCCACCATCTCGCACGAAGCCAGCCTGGCGGCGATGGAGATCCTCGACGCCGGCGGCAATGCCATCGACGCGGCGGTCGCCGCGGCTGCAACGCTGGGCGTCACCGACCCCTTCAGTTGCGGCATCGGCGGCGGTGGCTTCATGCTGATCTACTCGGCGAAGGACCGGCGTGTGATCGCACTCGATCACCGCGAGGTGGCGCCCGCGACCTTCCACCCCAGCATCTTCCGCAACGCGGACGGCAGTGAGATGGAATGGAAGGCCGCCGTCCCCAACGGTCTCTCGGTCGGCGTGCCCGGCACGGTGCGCGGCTGGCACGAGGCGCTGGCGCGCTACGGCACGATGGGGTTCGAGCGGGTCCTGGCCCCGGCGATCCGCGTCGCCGAACAGGGCTTTGCGGTCGGCCCCAACTTCCACCGCATCAACACCGCCAACGAGGCCAAGTTCGCCCGCTTCTCCACCGCGTCGGCGCTCTACCTGAAAGATGGCAAGGCGCTGCCGGTCGGCACGCACTTCCGCAACCCGGACATGGCGCAGACCTACCGCGACATCGCCCGCGGCGGGGTCAAGGCCTTCTACGAGGGCCCGATCGCGGCCAGCATCGTCGCCGCGGTCAACCACCCGCCAGCCAACCCCGGTGTCGCGGTCCTAGCCGGCGACATGACGATGGCCGACCTCAAGGACTACGAGGCGCGCATCCGCCAGCCCATCCGCTCGACCTACCGCGGCTACGAGATCCACGGCATGCCCACGCCTTCCAGCGGCGGCATCGCGATCGCACAGGCGCTGAACATGCTGGAGACCTTCGACCTGTCGGGCCGATCGCGCGCCGAGATCGAGCATCTTTACCTCGAGGCTGCGCGCCTGGCCTTCGCCGACCGCAACGCCTACGTGGCCGACGAGGCGTTCGTCGATGTCCCGAAGGCCGGCCTGCTGTCGAAGGAATACGCGCGCGAACGTGCCCGGCAGATCGGCCCGCGCGCCGCGCCGGGCAAGGTCGACGCGGGGGACCCCTACCCCTTCGAGGACGATCTGTCGGTACCGCTGCGGCCGCAACCGAAGCCACTGGCACGGGAGTCGATGCACACCACCCACCTGGCGGTGTCCGACCGCGAAGGCAACGTCGTCGCCTACACCTTCACCATCGAGGACTGGGGCGGCAGCGGCATCGTCGTGCCGGGACGCGGCTTCCTGCTCAACAACGAGCTTACCGACTTCGACTTCAGCGGTCCGCACCCCAACGTGCCCGAGGCCTTCAAGCGGCCACGCTCCAGCATGAGCCCGACCATCGTGCTCAAGGACGGTGCGCCGGCCTTCACGATCGGCTCGCCCGGCGGCTCGACCATCATCACCACCGCACTGCAGACCCTCGTGAACCACATCGACCTCGGCATGAGCCTGGCCGATGCCCTTGCCGCACCCCGCATGAGCCAGCGCAACGGCGACACCACGCTGGTCGAGACGCTGCTCGGCTTCCCCGGCAGCGAACAGGCGAAGGCGCTCGAAGCACTGGGCCACCGATGGCGTGAGACGGACCAGATCGGCGCTGCCAACGGCATCCGCTTCAACACCGACGGCACGGTGACCGCCGTCAGCGAACCGCTGCGTCACGGCGGCGGCAGCGCGATCGTGCAGAAGCAGTAG
- a CDS encoding acetate/propionate family kinase, whose amino-acid sequence MKAVLVLNAGSSSLKFALYPINGELAAEPAFSGQVEGIGATPEITLKTASGARIQEAVRTSGSQSEQHRDALNHVFGLLTQHNPDLEIVAAGHRVVHGGDHYSAPTRLDEAVLRTLDTFVPLAPLHQPHNLRAVRAVGTLMPDVPQVGCFDTAFHRTQPAVAQAFALPRRISAEGVKRYGFHGLSYDYVARQLPDIIGERAKGAVVIAHLGNGASMCALRDGKSVASTMGFTAVEGLMMGTRTGSLDPGVMLYLMEQKAMDAKALTNLLYKESGLLGVSGISQDMRTLLASGAPEAKEAVDLFCYRIARELGSLAAAAGGLDALVFTGGIGEHAAAVREKVAELSAWLGVKIDAAANADHARRIDAADSRVAVAVVPTNEERMIARYTVETLGL is encoded by the coding sequence ATGAAAGCCGTCCTCGTCCTCAACGCAGGCTCCAGCAGCCTGAAGTTCGCGCTGTACCCGATCAACGGCGAACTCGCTGCCGAGCCGGCTTTCTCCGGTCAGGTCGAGGGCATCGGTGCGACGCCCGAAATCACCCTCAAGACCGCGTCCGGCGCCCGCATACAGGAAGCCGTACGCACCTCCGGTAGCCAGAGCGAGCAGCACCGCGACGCGCTGAACCACGTGTTCGGCCTGCTGACGCAGCACAATCCCGACCTCGAGATCGTGGCTGCCGGCCACCGCGTCGTGCACGGCGGCGACCATTACAGTGCGCCGACCCGGCTCGACGAGGCGGTGCTGCGCACGCTGGACACCTTCGTGCCGCTGGCGCCCCTGCACCAGCCGCACAACCTGCGCGCAGTGCGCGCGGTCGGAACGCTGATGCCGGATGTGCCACAGGTCGGCTGCTTCGACACCGCCTTCCACCGCACCCAGCCCGCCGTCGCCCAGGCCTTCGCGCTGCCGCGCCGCATCTCGGCCGAAGGCGTCAAGCGCTACGGCTTCCACGGCCTGTCCTACGACTATGTCGCGCGCCAGCTGCCCGACATCATCGGCGAGCGTGCGAAGGGGGCGGTGGTCATCGCCCACCTCGGCAACGGCGCGTCGATGTGTGCGCTGCGTGACGGCAAGAGCGTGGCCTCCACGATGGGCTTCACCGCGGTCGAGGGCCTGATGATGGGCACCCGCACCGGCAGCCTCGATCCCGGCGTGATGCTCTACCTGATGGAGCAGAAAGCGATGGACGCCAAGGCGCTGACCAACCTGCTGTACAAGGAATCGGGTCTGCTCGGCGTATCGGGCATCAGCCAGGACATGCGTACGCTGCTTGCATCCGGCGCCCCTGAGGCGAAGGAAGCGGTCGACCTGTTCTGCTATCGCATTGCGCGCGAACTCGGCTCGCTGGCAGCGGCTGCCGGCGGGCTCGATGCACTGGTGTTCACCGGCGGCATCGGCGAGCACGCCGCAGCGGTGCGCGAGAAGGTGGCCGAACTGTCGGCCTGGCTGGGCGTGAAGATCGACGCGGCCGCCAATGCCGACCACGCCCGCCGCATCGACGCCGCGGACAGCCGGGTCGCCGTCGCCGTCGTGCCGACCAACGAGGAGCGCATGATCGCGCGCTACACGGTCGAGACGCTCGGCCTGTAA
- a CDS encoding bifunctional enoyl-CoA hydratase/phosphate acetyltransferase — MEHSSTTQFIQNRTFDEIQVGDFAQLIRTLRPEDIHLFAAMSGDVNPTHVDVEYARSSQFREVVGHSMWGSTLISTILGTEFPGPGTVYVSQGLNFWRPITIGDTLTITVTCKAKYEHNHHIVFDCQALNQDGLKVIDGVAEVMAPTQKIKRERVVLPAVTINDRELRYRHLLSVSAGLSPIPIAVAHPCDKESLSGPVQAAKAGLVDPILVGPESKIRAVAEEHGIDIKGFRIVNAEHSHNSAEIAVGLCRDGGAEALMKGSLHTDEMMSQVIKHLRTGRRISHVFLADVPTYPHPLMITDAAIMIEPTLEDKVDIIQNAIELAHILGLPEPKVAILSAVETVTSKIRSTIEAAALCKMADRGQIKGGLLDGPLAFDNAVSLVAAKTKGIKSVVAGNADILVVPDLESGNMVAKQLEYLANALMAGVVLGARVPIVLTSRADTAETRAASCAVVQLMAHKKREMLKR, encoded by the coding sequence ATGGAACATTCCTCCACCACCCAGTTCATCCAGAACCGCACCTTCGACGAGATCCAGGTTGGCGACTTCGCCCAGTTGATACGCACCCTGCGTCCCGAAGACATCCACCTGTTCGCCGCGATGTCCGGCGACGTCAACCCGACCCACGTCGACGTCGAGTACGCACGATCGAGCCAGTTCCGCGAAGTGGTCGGCCACAGCATGTGGGGCAGCACGCTGATCTCGACCATCCTCGGCACGGAGTTTCCCGGCCCCGGCACCGTCTATGTGTCGCAGGGACTGAACTTCTGGCGCCCGATCACGATCGGCGACACGCTGACGATCACGGTGACCTGCAAGGCCAAGTACGAGCACAACCATCACATCGTGTTCGACTGCCAGGCGCTCAACCAGGACGGTCTCAAGGTCATCGACGGCGTTGCCGAAGTGATGGCCCCGACGCAGAAGATCAAGCGCGAGCGCGTGGTGCTTCCGGCAGTCACCATCAACGACCGCGAACTGCGCTACCGCCACCTGCTGTCAGTGTCGGCTGGCCTGTCGCCGATTCCGATCGCCGTGGCGCATCCGTGCGACAAGGAGTCCCTGTCCGGTCCCGTGCAGGCGGCCAAGGCCGGCCTGGTCGACCCGATTCTGGTCGGGCCGGAGAGCAAGATCCGCGCGGTGGCCGAGGAGCACGGCATCGACATCAAGGGCTTCCGCATCGTCAATGCCGAGCACAGCCACAATTCGGCCGAGATCGCGGTGGGCCTGTGCCGTGACGGCGGCGCCGAAGCGCTGATGAAGGGCTCGCTGCACACCGACGAGATGATGAGCCAGGTCATCAAGCACCTGCGCACCGGCCGCCGCATCAGCCATGTCTTCCTCGCCGATGTGCCGACCTACCCGCACCCGCTGATGATCACCGACGCCGCGATCATGATCGAGCCGACGCTTGAAGATAAGGTCGACATCATCCAGAACGCGATCGAACTCGCCCACATCCTCGGCCTGCCCGAGCCCAAGGTGGCGATCCTGTCGGCGGTCGAGACGGTCACCTCCAAGATCCGCTCCACCATCGAAGCGGCGGCGCTGTGCAAGATGGCCGACCGCGGCCAGATCAAGGGCGGCCTGCTCGACGGCCCGCTGGCCTTCGACAACGCGGTGTCGCTGGTCGCCGCCAAGACCAAGGGCATCAAGTCGGTGGTGGCCGGCAATGCCGACATCCTCGTCGTGCCCGATCTCGAATCCGGCAACATGGTCGCCAAGCAGCTCGAGTACCTGGCCAACGCGCTGATGGCCGGCGTGGTGCTGGGCGCACGCGTGCCCATCGTGCTGACCAGCCGTGCCGACACCGCCGAAACCCGCGCCGCCTCGTGCGCCGTGGTGCAACTGATGGCGCACAAGAAGCGGGAGATGTTGAAGCGATGA